GCGACCGTCATGGCGTTCCCGGCCCGTTCTTGGTTCAAATTCTGCGGACGCTTCGATCGTCGGGGTGGGTGCAAAGCGTCCGGGGCAGCCAGGGGGGATACCTTTTGTCGGTCGAACCGGCGTCAATCACGCTGCTGGATATTGCCGACGCGGTGGGTTGCGGCCAAGATTCGGGATGCAGTGTCGAGGGCAAGTCGACGATCGCAGACGAACGGCTGCAAGAGGTTTGGGACGAGGCCGCCGAAGCATCACGAAACGTGTTGGCATCGGTGACTTTGGCGGACATGGTGGGGCG
The sequence above is a segment of the Rubripirellula tenax genome. Coding sequences within it:
- a CDS encoding Rrf2 family transcriptional regulator translates to MLISARAHYASLALVELAVRSDQAAPVTVRDISDRHGVPGPFLVQILRTLRSSGWVQSVRGSQGGYLLSVEPASITLLDIADAVGCGQDSGCSVEGKSTIADERLQEVWDEAAEASRNVLASVTLADMVGRSVEADAAMFYI